A genomic stretch from Dehalococcoidales bacterium includes:
- a CDS encoding flavodoxin family protein: MKVLGISGSPRRGGNTDLLLGEVMKGAASRGAEVKTIILNELDINPCQHCDACYRAGRCTINDDMQTVYRELEEADRVVLASPVHFLGPTVQMKAMIDRCQALWARKYILKIPPLGDRRERKGLFVSAGALKMANLFEPSLAIVKALFTVLDITYAGELVFRGIDEKGIITKHPDALRRAFLAGQELADN, translated from the coding sequence GTGAAGGTCCTTGGTATCAGCGGCAGCCCGCGGCGGGGTGGTAACACCGACCTTCTTCTTGGAGAGGTTATGAAGGGTGCTGCCAGCCGGGGTGCCGAGGTCAAAACCATTATCCTTAATGAACTCGATATTAACCCCTGCCAGCACTGTGATGCCTGCTACAGGGCAGGTAGATGCACCATAAACGACGACATGCAGACGGTCTATCGCGAGCTCGAAGAGGCAGACCGGGTAGTCCTGGCCTCACCCGTCCACTTCCTGGGCCCGACAGTCCAGATGAAGGCGATGATCGACCGCTGTCAGGCACTCTGGGCAAGGAAGTACATACTTAAGATACCACCGCTAGGCGACCGGCGAGAGAGAAAGGGACTGTTCGTTTCCGCCGGCGCCCTGAAAATGGCTAACCTCTTCGAGCCGTCTCTGGCGATAGTAAAGGCCTTGTTTACCGTCCTGGACATCACCTATGCCGGCGAGTTGGTGTTTCGCGGTATAGATGAGAAGGGCATTATCACCAAGCACCCTGATGCCCTGCGCCGGGCTTTCCTCGCCGGGCAAGAACTGGCCGACAATTGA